In Colwellia sp. PAMC 20917, a single genomic region encodes these proteins:
- a CDS encoding NarK family nitrate/nitrite MFS transporter yields MSGQESLNIFSFKGKMKALHMSWIAFFITFAVWFNFAPLVSVIADSLGLTKAEIKTLMLLNVALTIPARVVIGMLTDKYGPRLTFAVLLAVCSIPCFMFALADTFEQAALSRFLIGFIGAGFVIGIRMVSEWFPANELGTAEGIYGGWGNFGSAAAAMSLPTLALAFGGEDGWRYAVAFTGALSLIFSVIWYQNVTDTPKGSTYFKPKQTGAMEVTSTGDFFLLLIMKIPMYGALALLTWKLSPAGVSLLTEQSAIIAYISLVVLFAIELKQTIKVNSHLFSKPVEEIHRYEFKQVAVLNVLYFATFGSELAVVSMLPLFFAETFELSMVYAAMLASTYAFMNLMSRPGGGWLSDKFGRKKTLLILTAGLAAGYFAMSEITGEWPLALAVVTAMVCSFFVQAGEGAVFAAVPLIKRRLTGQIAGMTGAYGNVGAVVYLTVLTMVDYSTFFMVIAATAVVGFITLLFMVEPKGTMTEVREDGTVELINVGH; encoded by the coding sequence ATGAGCGGTCAAGAAAGTCTCAATATATTTTCATTCAAAGGTAAGATGAAAGCATTACATATGAGCTGGATAGCGTTTTTCATTACGTTTGCTGTTTGGTTTAACTTTGCTCCCTTGGTGTCAGTTATTGCTGATTCATTAGGGCTAACAAAAGCTGAAATAAAAACATTAATGTTATTAAACGTAGCGTTAACCATTCCAGCGCGTGTTGTCATTGGTATGCTTACCGATAAATACGGTCCGCGCTTAACATTCGCTGTGTTACTTGCCGTGTGTAGTATCCCTTGTTTTATGTTTGCGCTTGCAGATACGTTTGAACAAGCGGCACTTTCGCGCTTCTTAATAGGTTTTATTGGTGCGGGTTTTGTTATTGGTATCCGTATGGTTTCTGAATGGTTCCCCGCTAACGAATTAGGGACGGCTGAAGGTATTTATGGGGGTTGGGGGAACTTTGGTTCAGCTGCTGCTGCCATGTCACTACCTACACTAGCGTTAGCCTTTGGTGGTGAAGATGGCTGGAGATACGCCGTTGCTTTTACCGGTGCATTAAGCTTGATTTTCAGTGTTATCTGGTATCAAAACGTAACAGATACACCTAAGGGATCGACGTATTTTAAGCCTAAACAAACAGGTGCAATGGAAGTTACTTCAACGGGCGACTTCTTCTTATTACTCATTATGAAAATCCCTATGTATGGCGCTTTAGCTTTACTCACCTGGAAATTATCACCTGCTGGTGTCAGTTTATTAACAGAACAAAGTGCCATCATTGCCTACATTAGCTTAGTGGTTTTGTTTGCCATTGAATTAAAGCAAACCATTAAAGTAAACAGTCACTTATTTTCAAAACCAGTCGAAGAAATTCATCGTTACGAATTCAAGCAAGTCGCGGTGTTAAATGTGCTTTATTTTGCAACTTTCGGTTCAGAGTTGGCCGTTGTTTCAATGTTACCGTTATTCTTCGCCGAAACATTCGAATTAAGCATGGTTTACGCCGCGATGTTAGCCTCTACTTATGCCTTTATGAATTTAATGTCTCGTCCTGGTGGTGGTTGGTTATCAGACAAGTTTGGTCGAAAGAAAACCTTATTAATTTTAACAGCAGGTTTAGCTGCGGGGTATTTTGCCATGTCAGAAATTACCGGAGAATGGCCATTAGCTCTAGCAGTAGTAACGGCCATGGTTTGTTCTTTTTTCGTGCAAGCAGGTGAAGGAGCCGTATTTGCAGCAGTCCCCTTAATTAAACGTCGTTTAACAGGACAAATTGCGGGTATGACAGGCGCTTACGGGAACGTGGGCGCGGTGGTTTACTTAACCGTATTAACCATGGTTGATTACTCGACTTTCTTTATGGTGATTGCCGCTACCGCTGTGGTAGGCTTTATTACATTACTCTTTATGGTAGAGCCAAAAGGCACAATGACGGAAGTACGTGAAGACGGCACAGTTGAATTAATTAATGTCGGTCACTAA
- a CDS encoding bifunctional protein-serine/threonine kinase/phosphatase: MSVINTEKQTPQSTVVDLQLCFGGFSHKGLKAENQDAFAAIVPKKLELRAKGAVVAIADGVSSASKAAEASQLAVTQFIQEYLATPETWSTQKSAAKVLSSLNNWLYSQSGFVDALVNQDSPQWLTTFSALIAKSNTGYIFHVGDTRITKYRQQQLEIITRAHNRKQIGQQDLLTRALGADSHLEVDVYQVDLQAGDLFMLSCDGIHDFVSKAVFKTLFDSLPLSPNKSDLEALSEKIVATALERGSHDNVTCLLVYIDAIPNRKLAEIERDLSSKAIPPALKVGQKLDDYLVKKIIHASIRSHLYLVVDVRTDKPYVLKAPSANFSDDAFYLQGFMREAWVGERIKHVNVMRVLSAKKDSQFLYHVCEYIKGQTLGEWLHDNPKPSIAQVRDIMKQVIGALRSFQRLDLVHRDLKPDNIMIDEYGQIKLIDYGTVFVASLDENQETIKEQVPHGSLNYIAPETLLHMQADYQSDLFSLGVICYEMLSGELPYKPMQRAEVTIKNYNDIQYRSIKQFRPELPLWLDLSLQKATAADPRQRYRAFSEFFSDLNKPSSSAVEEYKNQPLLKRDPIFFWQLVSTLLFIALVVSLVN; encoded by the coding sequence ATGAGTGTTATCAATACAGAAAAGCAAACGCCCCAAAGCACGGTTGTAGATTTACAACTATGCTTTGGTGGTTTTTCTCATAAAGGTTTAAAGGCAGAAAACCAAGACGCTTTTGCTGCTATTGTGCCAAAAAAACTTGAATTACGCGCTAAAGGCGCGGTTGTGGCGATCGCAGATGGAGTATCGAGCGCAAGTAAAGCCGCTGAAGCTTCACAACTTGCGGTCACTCAATTTATTCAAGAGTATCTTGCTACGCCCGAAACATGGTCTACACAGAAATCTGCCGCTAAAGTATTAAGCAGTTTAAATAACTGGTTGTATTCACAAAGCGGATTTGTTGATGCTTTAGTTAATCAAGACTCTCCTCAATGGCTAACGACTTTTTCAGCGCTTATTGCTAAATCAAACACCGGTTATATTTTTCATGTTGGCGATACCCGTATAACAAAATATCGCCAGCAACAATTAGAAATTATAACCCGTGCTCATAATCGTAAACAAATAGGGCAACAGGATTTATTAACACGCGCATTAGGTGCTGATAGCCATTTAGAAGTTGATGTTTATCAAGTTGATTTACAGGCAGGAGATTTATTTATGCTAAGTTGTGATGGTATTCATGACTTTGTTAGTAAAGCTGTTTTTAAAACACTCTTTGATTCATTGCCGTTATCACCCAATAAGTCTGACTTAGAAGCACTTTCTGAAAAAATTGTTGCCACCGCACTTGAGCGCGGTAGTCATGACAATGTGACCTGCTTACTGGTTTATATTGACGCGATACCGAATCGGAAACTGGCAGAAATTGAACGCGATCTAAGTTCAAAAGCGATCCCTCCAGCATTAAAAGTTGGGCAGAAGCTTGATGATTACCTCGTTAAAAAAATAATACACGCCAGTATTCGTTCACACTTGTATTTAGTCGTCGATGTTAGAACAGATAAGCCTTATGTGTTAAAAGCCCCCTCTGCTAACTTTTCTGATGACGCCTTTTATTTACAAGGTTTTATGCGAGAAGCTTGGGTGGGAGAACGCATTAAACACGTTAATGTCATGCGTGTATTATCTGCTAAAAAAGACAGCCAGTTTTTATACCATGTATGTGAATACATTAAAGGGCAAACCCTGGGTGAATGGTTACATGACAACCCTAAACCTAGCATTGCCCAGGTTCGCGATATAATGAAACAAGTGATTGGCGCATTACGATCATTTCAACGTTTAGATTTAGTTCACCGCGACTTAAAGCCCGACAATATTATGATCGATGAATATGGTCAAATTAAATTGATTGATTACGGCACCGTATTTGTCGCTTCGCTTGATGAAAACCAAGAAACAATAAAAGAACAAGTGCCACACGGTTCATTAAATTATATTGCGCCTGAAACCTTATTGCATATGCAAGCTGATTATCAAAGTGACCTATTCTCATTGGGGGTTATTTGTTATGAAATGTTATCAGGTGAACTTCCTTACAAACCAATGCAACGTGCTGAAGTCACCATTAAAAATTATAACGATATACAATATCGTAGCATTAAACAGTTTCGACCAGAGCTGCCCTTGTGGTTAGATTTAAGCCTTCAAAAAGCAACGGCTGCAGACCCAAGACAGCGCTATAGAGCATTTTCAGAATTTTTTAGTGATTTAAATAAACCGAGTTCATCTGCCGTTGAAGAATACAAAAACCAACCCTTGTTAAAGCGTGATCCTATCTTTTTTTGGCAATTAGTATCAACCTTATTGTTTATTGCCTTGGTGGTATCTTTAGTTAATTAA
- the nirB gene encoding nitrite reductase large subunit NirB: MSTQPQKIVVVGNGMVGHHFVDEMAKHTGYEITVLSAEDRLAYDRVHLSEYFSGKTADDLAMTTPAYYNEIGVNFFTNAKVTNIDKAAKTVTTESGDIFAYDKLVMATGSYPFVPPIPGKERDHCLVYRTIQDLEDIQASAKAGKVGVVVGGGLLGLEAANALKELGLQTHVVEFAPQLMGVQLDKDGGALLRSMIEGIGVQVHTQKATNEIIDGEECVHRMNFADGTHLETDVILFSAGIRPYDNLAREFDLAVGERGGIVVDNNCKTSNENIYAIGECALWNNFIFGLVAPGYTMAKVAADNIIGGEQQFTGADMSTKLKLMGMDVGSIGDAHGRTQGCKSYVYSNQPDQIYKKIVVSANGKELIGAVLVGDTSEYDTLLQYALNGIELPENPDGLILPSSGEKPTLGVDALPNTATICSCLNVTKGDIIAAIDCGAVDVGEVKSSTKAGTGCGGCAALLKKVTDHELEKRGVEISTDLCEHFAYSRVELFHIVQAEQIKTFDLLVEKHGSGLGCEICKPAAASILASVWNDYILKPDHVSLQDTNDVFLGNMQKDGTYSVVPRMPGGEVTPDKLIVIGEVAKEYNLYTKVTGGQRIDLFGARVDQLPAIWKRLIDAGMETGHAYGKSLRTVKSCVGSTWCRYGQQDSMAMAIFLEDRYKGLRSPHKIKFAVSGCTRECAEAQSKDIGIIATENGWNLYVSGNGGMKPRHGDLFATDLDDETLVKYIDRYLMFYVRTADRLTRTSVWLENLEGGLAYMEKIVKDDHLGINAELEKQMQNVVDTYQCEWKTTIESEEQLKRFRQFVNSDTVDGNIEFVTERDQIRPAQGDEKKYGVQIQAVDLTPA; encoded by the coding sequence ATGAGTACACAACCTCAGAAGATCGTCGTCGTTGGTAATGGCATGGTTGGCCATCACTTTGTTGATGAAATGGCGAAACATACCGGCTATGAAATTACCGTTCTATCGGCTGAAGACCGTTTAGCTTATGACCGCGTTCACTTATCAGAGTACTTTTCTGGAAAAACTGCTGATGATTTAGCCATGACTACGCCAGCATATTACAACGAAATAGGCGTTAATTTTTTTACTAACGCAAAAGTCACTAATATTGATAAAGCGGCAAAAACTGTTACGACTGAGTCGGGTGACATTTTCGCTTACGATAAATTAGTTATGGCGACAGGATCATACCCCTTTGTTCCCCCTATTCCAGGTAAAGAACGTGACCATTGTTTGGTTTATCGTACTATTCAAGATTTAGAAGACATTCAAGCGTCAGCTAAAGCGGGTAAAGTTGGTGTGGTTGTTGGTGGGGGGTTATTAGGTTTAGAAGCCGCTAACGCCCTTAAAGAACTAGGCCTGCAGACACACGTTGTAGAGTTTGCCCCACAATTGATGGGCGTGCAATTAGACAAAGACGGCGGCGCTTTATTGCGTTCAATGATCGAAGGTATTGGTGTTCAGGTACATACGCAAAAAGCCACCAATGAAATTATCGACGGTGAAGAATGTGTTCACCGAATGAATTTTGCCGATGGAACACATTTAGAAACTGACGTTATCTTATTCTCAGCCGGTATTCGCCCCTATGATAATTTGGCACGTGAATTTGATTTAGCGGTTGGCGAGCGAGGCGGCATTGTGGTTGATAACAACTGTAAAACCTCTAACGAAAATATTTACGCTATTGGTGAGTGTGCTTTGTGGAATAACTTTATTTTTGGTTTAGTGGCGCCAGGCTACACTATGGCTAAAGTGGCTGCCGATAACATTATTGGCGGTGAACAGCAGTTCACTGGTGCAGATATGAGCACTAAACTAAAATTAATGGGTATGGATGTGGGATCGATCGGCGATGCTCATGGCCGTACTCAAGGTTGTAAAAGCTACGTCTATTCAAATCAACCTGACCAAATTTATAAAAAAATAGTAGTCAGTGCCAATGGTAAAGAATTAATAGGTGCGGTTTTAGTGGGTGATACCAGTGAATACGATACCTTATTGCAATACGCATTAAATGGTATTGAATTACCAGAAAATCCCGACGGTTTAATTTTACCCAGCTCAGGCGAAAAACCCACCTTAGGCGTGGATGCTTTACCTAATACCGCAACTATCTGCTCATGTTTGAATGTCACCAAAGGCGATATTATTGCTGCTATTGATTGTGGCGCCGTTGATGTCGGTGAAGTAAAGTCTTCAACGAAAGCAGGAACAGGCTGTGGTGGTTGTGCCGCCTTATTGAAAAAAGTAACAGATCACGAATTAGAAAAACGTGGGGTAGAAATTAGCACTGACCTTTGCGAACATTTTGCTTACAGCCGGGTTGAGTTATTTCACATTGTGCAAGCAGAACAAATTAAAACCTTTGACCTGTTAGTAGAAAAACACGGATCAGGTTTAGGCTGTGAAATTTGTAAGCCAGCAGCTGCGTCTATTCTCGCTTCAGTTTGGAACGATTACATATTAAAACCCGACCATGTATCACTACAAGACACCAATGATGTCTTTCTAGGTAATATGCAAAAAGATGGTACTTATTCTGTCGTTCCCCGTATGCCAGGCGGTGAAGTAACCCCAGATAAGTTAATTGTTATTGGTGAAGTCGCTAAAGAATATAACCTCTATACCAAAGTAACAGGCGGCCAACGTATCGATTTATTCGGCGCACGTGTTGACCAATTACCGGCGATATGGAAACGCTTAATTGATGCAGGTATGGAAACTGGTCATGCCTATGGCAAATCGTTACGTACGGTTAAATCTTGTGTTGGCAGCACTTGGTGTCGTTACGGCCAACAAGACAGTATGGCAATGGCCATTTTCTTAGAAGATCGCTACAAGGGCTTGCGTTCTCCTCATAAAATTAAGTTTGCGGTCTCAGGCTGTACACGCGAGTGTGCTGAAGCACAAAGTAAAGACATTGGTATTATTGCTACTGAAAACGGATGGAACTTATACGTCAGTGGCAATGGCGGCATGAAGCCTCGCCATGGCGACTTATTCGCGACTGATTTAGATGATGAAACCTTAGTGAAATATATCGATCGTTACTTAATGTTTTATGTGCGTACCGCAGATCGTTTAACCCGTACTTCTGTCTGGTTAGAAAACCTAGAAGGCGGCTTAGCCTACATGGAGAAAATAGTTAAGGACGATCACTTAGGGATTAATGCTGAATTAGAAAAGCAAATGCAAAATGTCGTTGATACCTATCAATGTGAGTGGAAAACAACCATCGAAAGTGAAGAGCAATTAAAGCGTTTTCGTCAGTTTGTTAACTCTGACACTGTCGATGGCAACATCGAATTTGTTACTGAGCGTGATCAAATTAGACCCGCTCAAGGTGATGAGAAAAAATATGGCGTTCAAATTCAAGCCGTTGATTTAACACCTGCATAA
- the nirD gene encoding nitrite reductase small subunit NirD, producing the protein MTTENSWQTICSTSDLIKNSGVCALLANKEQVALFQVGKDTVYAISNFDPFGKANVLYRGLIGETKGNIYVASPLLKQRFVLNSGACLDDDTLAIKTYQTRVTDGKLEVFG; encoded by the coding sequence ATGACAACAGAAAATAGCTGGCAAACCATTTGCTCAACCAGTGATTTAATTAAAAACTCAGGTGTTTGTGCCTTATTAGCAAACAAAGAACAAGTGGCTTTATTCCAAGTAGGTAAGGACACCGTTTATGCTATTTCTAACTTTGATCCCTTTGGTAAAGCAAACGTTTTATACCGTGGTTTAATTGGTGAAACTAAAGGTAATATTTACGTTGCTTCGCCCTTATTAAAACAACGCTTTGTTTTAAATTCAGGAGCCTGTTTAGATGATGATACCTTAGCGATTAAAACCTATCAGACACGTGTTACCGATGGAAAATTAGAAGTATTTGGTTAG
- a CDS encoding alginate export family protein has product MQPVRQLSTLITLILLASASASATANSETKAKASIDLNLRYETVDQDNTKKEASALTLRTRLNYTSASYHDFTAVVEFEDSRQVAGINKYNDAVGNNTEYAVIADPETTELDQAYVQYKKDGITAKVGRQVLTLDNHRYVGHVGWRQDRQTFDAATITYDALDNVKMSYSYINKRNRIFSNEKDFNAKDHLLNLAYKTSYGKLTAYSYLLEVDEGTANSLDTFGVSFNGKKDKFSYSAEFATQDSESGATDYSASYMAIEGGYSFDVVTLKLGAEVLGSDDSMVGFSTPLATLHKFNGWADQFLGTPKEGLVDLYASVSGKAFGGGWTVTIHDYSADESTDTVDDLGSEINAVYAKKFAKNYKAGLKYAAYSAGDSTAGKVDTDKIWLWVSANF; this is encoded by the coding sequence ATGCAACCAGTTCGTCAACTTTCAACACTGATTACATTAATTTTGTTAGCAAGTGCCAGTGCTTCAGCAACCGCAAATAGCGAGACTAAAGCTAAGGCCAGTATAGATTTAAACTTGCGATATGAAACAGTTGATCAAGACAATACCAAAAAAGAGGCCTCAGCGTTAACGCTAAGAACCCGTCTAAATTACACCAGTGCTAGCTACCATGATTTTACCGCAGTTGTTGAATTTGAAGACTCACGCCAAGTGGCGGGTATTAACAAGTATAACGATGCCGTGGGTAATAATACTGAATATGCTGTTATTGCCGATCCAGAGACGACTGAATTAGACCAAGCTTATGTGCAATACAAAAAAGATGGGATCACCGCTAAAGTCGGTCGCCAAGTACTGACCTTAGATAATCATCGTTATGTTGGGCATGTAGGATGGCGTCAAGATAGACAAACATTTGATGCCGCGACCATAACTTATGACGCATTAGACAATGTAAAAATGAGCTATAGCTACATTAATAAACGTAATCGTATTTTTTCTAATGAAAAAGATTTTAATGCAAAAGACCATTTACTTAACCTCGCCTACAAAACGAGTTATGGCAAACTAACCGCATACAGCTATCTCTTAGAAGTTGATGAAGGAACCGCTAATAGCTTAGATACTTTCGGGGTGAGTTTTAACGGTAAAAAAGACAAGTTTTCATATTCAGCCGAATTTGCTACTCAAGATTCAGAGAGCGGCGCAACTGACTACTCTGCAAGCTATATGGCCATAGAAGGTGGCTATAGCTTTGATGTGGTAACCCTTAAATTAGGTGCAGAAGTTCTGGGCAGTGATGATTCAATGGTTGGGTTTTCAACACCACTGGCGACACTGCATAAATTTAATGGTTGGGCAGATCAGTTTTTAGGCACACCAAAAGAAGGCTTGGTTGATCTTTATGCCTCTGTGTCAGGTAAAGCATTCGGCGGCGGTTGGACAGTGACAATTCATGATTATTCTGCTGATGAATCAACCGATACCGTTGATGATTTAGGTAGCGAAATTAATGCCGTTTACGCGAAAAAATTCGCTAAGAATTATAAGGCAGGCTTAAAGTATGCGGCTTATTCAGCAGGCGATTCTACTGCAGGTAAAGTTGATACCGATAAAATTTGGCTTTGGGTAAGTGCAAATTTTTAG
- a CDS encoding nitrate reductase, with protein sequence MSCSQSSHIVQSTCAYCGVGCGIDITVNNGKASALVGTIEHPANFGQLCVKGTNLLATTDLTNRLLEPQINNKTVDWSAATNHVADKFTQIIKEHGPDAVAFYVSGQLLTEDYYLANKLMKGYIGSANIDTNSRLCMSSAVAAYKRSFGEDVVPCSYDDLDSTELLLITGSNAAWTHPVLFQRIERAKKRNPAMKIVVIDPRKTATCQIADYFLPIKPGTDAAFFNGLLNYLSANNGLNNEYIAQHTQGFEQALLAAKKWSLAEVSAYCDLDLQTLASVYQLFADTEKVLSFYSMGINQSNSGTDKCQSIINCHLATGKIAKDGCGPFSITGQPNAMGGREVGGLSNQLAAHMDIENSEHRSTVQRFWQSPTIAVKAGYKAVDLFDAIDEGKIKAVWIMATNPMVSLPDVKKIAQALNKCEYVVVSDCAENNDTLDFADVKLPATPWLEKNGTVTNSERRISRQTNAIAPSGQAKHDWQIIADVATAMGFSGFDYSHVSEVFREFAQLSGFENNGKRVFDISAFSAITPRQYNRLKPLQWPVNDTYPEGKKRVYEEGKFSTPSSKAVFFPITPRQPTQKLSAKFPFRLNSGRLRDQWHTMSRTGKSPQLTAHTDKCYLYINPDDAARLSIVDDEIVNISSNTGQVKVHAKLDKNQRSNECFMPIHWNKQFASSANVNNLYASITDPFSGQPEMKHGAIALSKTDFAQFGQLHLSEEFIVQCQMSNDFWNKARTHYGLSYQFANIEFESDLLNWCQTSSHISGEWHQFSQAGTSYIICLQANKLVFLCYVSTTQPRIESAWLNYAFGQSSLSEANIKSLLAGTSSEAFAKGKQICSCFNIGEKDIIGAIKGGCSSVEQLGEGLKCGTNCGSCKSELAALLSEHHIDKTTLINSTWSE encoded by the coding sequence ATGAGTTGTTCTCAATCGTCACATATTGTTCAATCAACTTGTGCATACTGTGGTGTAGGTTGTGGTATTGATATTACCGTTAACAATGGCAAGGCCAGTGCATTAGTCGGCACTATAGAGCATCCCGCCAACTTTGGACAACTGTGCGTTAAAGGTACCAATTTATTAGCCACCACAGATTTAACCAACCGCTTGCTTGAGCCACAAATAAATAATAAAACGGTTGATTGGTCAGCGGCGACAAATCATGTTGCCGATAAATTTACACAAATTATTAAAGAGCATGGCCCTGATGCCGTGGCCTTTTATGTCTCTGGACAGCTACTGACTGAAGATTATTATCTGGCGAATAAATTAATGAAAGGCTATATAGGTTCAGCCAATATTGATACCAATTCACGCCTTTGCATGTCTTCAGCGGTTGCCGCTTATAAGCGCAGTTTCGGTGAGGACGTTGTACCATGTAGCTATGACGATTTAGACAGTACAGAGCTGTTATTAATTACCGGCTCTAATGCCGCTTGGACCCATCCGGTATTATTTCAACGTATTGAACGTGCTAAAAAACGTAATCCAGCGATGAAAATTGTGGTTATTGACCCGCGTAAAACCGCAACCTGTCAAATAGCTGATTATTTTTTACCGATAAAGCCAGGCACTGACGCCGCATTTTTTAACGGTCTTTTAAACTACTTAAGCGCTAACAATGGCTTAAATAATGAATATATTGCACAGCATACCCAAGGTTTCGAACAAGCTTTATTAGCAGCAAAAAAATGGTCACTCGCTGAAGTATCAGCCTATTGCGATCTTGACCTACAAACCCTTGCCAGTGTCTATCAATTATTTGCCGACACTGAAAAAGTACTCAGCTTTTATTCAATGGGCATCAACCAGTCAAACTCAGGCACTGATAAGTGTCAAAGCATTATTAATTGTCATTTAGCCACCGGAAAAATAGCCAAAGACGGTTGTGGGCCTTTTTCTATAACGGGTCAACCCAATGCTATGGGCGGTAGAGAAGTGGGAGGTTTGTCTAATCAATTAGCCGCTCATATGGATATTGAAAACTCTGAGCACCGCTCAACAGTGCAACGTTTTTGGCAGTCCCCCACTATCGCGGTTAAAGCAGGTTATAAGGCAGTTGATCTGTTTGACGCTATCGATGAAGGTAAAATAAAAGCGGTCTGGATAATGGCAACTAACCCGATGGTAAGCTTGCCCGACGTTAAAAAAATAGCCCAAGCATTAAATAAATGTGAATATGTTGTGGTCTCAGACTGTGCTGAAAACAATGATACGTTAGACTTTGCTGATGTAAAACTACCGGCAACGCCATGGCTAGAAAAAAACGGTACTGTTACCAACTCAGAGCGCCGAATTTCGCGCCAAACTAATGCTATAGCTCCGAGCGGACAAGCAAAGCACGACTGGCAAATTATTGCGGACGTTGCCACAGCCATGGGTTTTTCAGGCTTTGACTATTCACACGTTAGTGAGGTATTTAGAGAGTTCGCTCAACTGTCAGGTTTTGAAAATAACGGCAAACGTGTCTTTGATATCTCTGCATTTTCAGCCATTACTCCACGACAGTATAACCGTTTAAAGCCTCTACAATGGCCAGTTAATGATACCTATCCTGAAGGTAAAAAACGTGTTTATGAAGAGGGTAAGTTTTCTACCCCTTCAAGTAAAGCTGTCTTTTTTCCTATTACGCCACGCCAGCCAACTCAAAAATTATCCGCTAAATTTCCCTTTAGGTTAAACAGTGGTCGATTAAGAGATCAATGGCATACGATGTCTCGAACCGGCAAATCCCCTCAGCTCACCGCTCATACCGATAAATGTTACCTTTATATTAATCCTGATGACGCGGCGCGATTAAGCATAGTAGATGATGAAATAGTCAATATTTCATCAAACACTGGGCAAGTAAAAGTGCATGCAAAGTTAGATAAAAACCAGCGCTCTAATGAATGTTTTATGCCTATTCATTGGAATAAGCAATTTGCGTCTAGCGCAAATGTTAACAATTTGTATGCAAGCATTACTGACCCGTTTTCTGGTCAACCTGAAATGAAGCATGGCGCGATCGCATTAAGCAAAACAGACTTTGCCCAGTTTGGTCAACTTCATCTTAGCGAAGAATTTATCGTGCAATGCCAAATGAGTAATGACTTTTGGAATAAAGCACGCACCCATTATGGCCTTAGTTATCAATTTGCTAATATTGAATTTGAAAGTGACCTTTTAAATTGGTGCCAAACAAGCAGCCATATATCTGGTGAGTGGCACCAATTTAGCCAAGCAGGCACCTCTTACATTATTTGCTTACAAGCCAATAAATTAGTTTTCTTATGTTATGTGTCAACAACACAGCCCCGTATTGAAAGCGCATGGCTTAATTATGCTTTTGGTCAGTCATCTCTAAGCGAAGCCAATATTAAATCTTTACTCGCAGGGACTTCAAGTGAAGCGTTCGCCAAAGGTAAACAAATTTGCAGCTGCTTTAATATTGGTGAAAAAGACATTATAGGCGCCATTAAAGGCGGCTGTAGTTCTGTTGAACAATTAGGAGAGGGGTTAAAATGTGGCACAAACTGTGGTTCATGTAAATCAGAATTAGCTGCATTACTTAGTGAACATCACATCGATAAAACCACATTAATTAACAGCACTTGGAGTGAATAA
- a CDS encoding VC0807 family protein: MPIQTPAKRPNTFLELLYNIAIPSIILMKLSTDEYLGTVPALIFALLFPLGYGLYDFIKNKSMNFISLLGFFSTLLTGGIGLFELDVEWLAIKEAAIPSVIGIVVLISGFWGKPLIAKILLNPLLFNLDLIYQTLASKNKTDQFKARIQWANHLLASTFVFSATMNYLLAKWIVISPAGTVEFNEQLGEMTLLSYPVIAVPSMVMLIAIMFYVVKSTMKLTDLTLEKILNGDK, encoded by the coding sequence ATGCCAATTCAAACACCTGCTAAACGCCCGAATACCTTTTTAGAACTCCTTTATAATATTGCTATTCCATCGATTATTTTAATGAAACTTTCGACAGATGAGTATTTAGGCACTGTACCGGCCTTAATTTTCGCCTTATTGTTTCCACTCGGTTATGGCTTGTATGATTTCATTAAAAACAAGTCGATGAATTTTATTTCCTTATTAGGATTTTTCAGTACCTTGTTAACGGGTGGCATAGGCTTATTTGAACTGGACGTTGAATGGCTCGCTATTAAAGAAGCTGCCATTCCATCTGTTATCGGCATAGTTGTGCTGATATCTGGTTTTTGGGGAAAACCCTTAATTGCTAAAATATTGTTAAATCCACTATTATTTAATTTAGATTTAATCTATCAAACGCTAGCAAGCAAAAACAAAACGGATCAGTTTAAAGCAAGAATTCAGTGGGCAAATCATCTTTTAGCTTCAACCTTTGTTTTTTCTGCCACGATGAATTACCTATTAGCTAAATGGATTGTTATTAGCCCCGCTGGCACAGTAGAGTTTAATGAGCAACTTGGCGAAATGACACTGTTAAGTTATCCCGTGATTGCGGTACCTTCAATGGTAATGCTAATTGCAATTATGTTCTATGTGGTAAAAAGTACCATGAAATTAACAGATTTAACCTTAGAAAAAATATTAAACGGTGACAAATAA